AGTACAACATTTATTTCCCCGAAATTTTCATTTGTAAATAACCCTAAATGATTCATTCATATTCCCCCTTTAACTTTACGTTTTAGCATATTTTATTTTTTATCCAACTTTTTGGTAATTTACTAAAGAAAAAAATATCGTTAGCTTCATCAAATGTCAAATCTAAACGTTCAATTAACTTCAATATTTCATCTACAGTAAATGGTATTTTCCCATTTTCCTTAAAATTATATGTTTTAGAAGATACCCCTATATCTTGTGCTAATTCATATTGATACAACCCTTTAAGTACACGTTTTGATTTAAGTAATCTAAAATTCAAATTTATCCCCCCATAACTTTTCTGTGTTTCTGTAATTTAATATTAACTGGAATTAATATCCAGAGTCAAGACATTTTCCGACCATTTGTATAAATTTACACTCAAATTTACCATTTAGTAATTTTTTTATCCTTTTTGATAATATTGTGTTTTATTTTTTCTACTTTGTAAATTATATTTCTATTTTATAAATTATTTCTATTTTTTTACCATTTGTTAATTTTTATTTCCTTTTTGGTAAATTCATACTATAATATTTATAGAGGTGATAATTATGGAGAGTATCGGAGAAAGAATAACAAAAGCTAGACGTTATTTAGGTATGAATCAAAAGGAATTATGTGAAAAAGCCAAAATAAATGAAGCAACTTTATCTAGGTATGAAAATGGACTTAGAGAACCTAAAGCTGCTACACTATCAAAATTAGCTGAGATTTTAGAAGTATCTACTGATTACTTACTTGGTATAACAGATATTAGAAACTATAAAACTTTGCAAAATGATATGAATAAAGATATTGAAAGTATATATGAAAATACTAAAGAAATGCTAAAACAAGATGGTTTGATGCTTTATGGTAAGCCTGCTGATAAAGAGGATATAGACAACATACTAAAAGCAATGAAAGTTGGTATGATGATGGCACTACAAAAAGATAATGATTGATTCAAGTAGATATATAAATTCCTGCTTACTCACTTAATTTTTACGATTTTATAGGGGGCAATAAAACAGTTTAACTAAAAATGTTTATATTTGCTTAAATCTCTATGAATTTAACTAACTTCTTTTGAGAATAATATATTTAGGAGGTATTCTAATATGTTAACAATAAAAGAAGCAAGTGAATTTTTAGGGGTATCCATCCCAACTATGAGAAGATGGGAAAGTGAAGGTAAAATAACTTCATATAGAACAACTGGTAAACATAGAAGATATGATAAAAATGATTTGATTAGGTTTAAAAGTAAGGAAGATGATAGTTTTAAAATTACAATAGCATATTGTAGAGTATCATCATCAGACAAAAAACAAGATTTACAAAAGCAAATAGATAATGTTAGTAATTATTGCATAGCTAAAGGATATCAATTCAAAGTTATTTCTGATTTAGGTAGTGGATTAAATTACAATAAAGCAGGATTAAAGGAATTAATATCTTTAATATGCAGTGAAGAAATAGATAGAATAGTTGTAAACTATAAAGATAGATTAATTAGATTTGGATATGAAATTATAGAACAATTATGTTCTATATATAATGTAAAGATAGAGGTAATAAATCATACAGAAGATAAGACTTATGAAGACGAATTAGTTGAAGATGTATTATCTATAATAACTGTATTTTCATCAAAGCTATATGGACGTAGAAGTCACAAGTTAAAAAAAATCAAAGATGTAAATGTAGCTCTATTTAATGATAAAGATATAGAAGATATAACAACAGTAGAGGCTTAAGTTATGATATATGCAAAAAAGATAGAAATAGTATTTGATGAAAAAGATACAAATATATTAGATGGACAATCTAAAATATGCAATTGGTTATATAATCAACTACTTCAAGTTACTATTGAAGATTATAAAAATGGTAATCAAAATAAACTTTTAAGTGGAAGAAATTTAAGAGATTTTGCAACTAAAATGAAAGAAAGTAACAAATTTTTATACGCAGTACATTCATCACCACTTAAGAATACTGCAATAAGGCTTAAAGAATCTTATACTAAATTCTTTAGTAAAAACTGTTCTTATCCTAATTTTAGGTCATTTAAGAAAAAGTGGTTTTCTCTATATTATGATGAACCGAACAAAGGATTTAAATTATTAGATAGCAGAAACTTAAGGGTAGCATTAGGTAAAAATGAGTTAAATAAACAAATGTATATTAAAGGTTATTTAAGAGAAAGATTTGAACTAAAAAATGATGAAAAGATAAAAACTTTTAGGTTATGTAAGCAACAAGGAAATAAATTTTATGCTATTTTTACAATTGAAAAAGAAGATAAACCTAAAAAAGAAGTAAAATCATGGATAGCAATTGACCAAAATCATAAAAACTTATTTGTAGCAGTTGATAATGAAGGAACTACATTTGAATTTGATAAACTATATCAAGTCAAGTATTTTGATAAATTGATAGATGAAGTTAAATCAAAAAGAGATTTATGTAATAGAAAAAATAAACTCAAATATACAGAACATGGCAGTAAATATTATTTGCCAAGCAAGAGATACTTAAAATTAAATAATGTACTAGATAAACTATATCATAAAAGACGAGAACAAATTAAGTTAATTATGTATAGTATAGCAAATTATATAGCTAAAAATTATGATAAAGCAGTAATTGGTGATTATACACCTACATTAGAAGTAGCGAATGAAAAAAATATGCATAGGGGAATGCTAAATCAATCCCTAGTTGGGATGTTTAGAAAAATACTTAGTTGGACTATGGAAAAATATAATAAAACTTGCATTGTTGTAGACGAAAAAGATACTACAAAAGCTTGTTGCATCTGTGGGGATTTAGAAAAGAAAGATCCGAGTATAAGGGAGTTTACTTGCAAAAAATGTAATACAACTATACTTAGAGATGTAAATAGTGCAATAAATATAGGTAGAAAAGAGAACTTAGAGCCAACTAAAAAAGTATTAAATAAAATATTAAAGAAAGGCTACTTTAGGTTTGATAGATATATTTTAGAGGGGATTTAAAAGATATTCATTGCGTAGTTCGCGCCATCTTAAAAAGATGAACTGATATGGACTAGTAAAATTTACTAGAATCCAGCAGGCTTATATAATAGAAATATTATATAAGGTGAATTAAATCTAAGGATATGATGTTCTTAGGGCTAAAGGGTATTGGTGAATAAATTTAGGTACTCCTGGATATATTTAGATAACTTTAGTAGAACAGAGGGACTTATTAGTGAAATTAAATTATATAAGGGAAACACTTAGAAGAGTTACATATTGTTATGATTCATCTGATCCAGAAGAACTTATAAATGCAATGGGGATTAAATTAAATTATTTACCTAATTATACTGATATAAATAAACTAAAGGGATGTTATGGCATGATTAAAGGGGAAAAAGTCATACTTATTCATCCTGATTTAGATGATATGGGGCGTCGTGAGGTATGTGCTCATGAGTTAGGTCATGCTGTACTTCACCCTACTACTAACGCTTTATTTTTAGCTACTTATACATATTTTAGATTAGGAACTTTAGAAATAGAAGCTGATACTAGCGCTAGTGAACTTTTATTATCGGATGAAATTTGTTATAAATACATAGGCAAGGAATATAATGAAATAGCATATTTAGAAAAAGTTCCTGTAAGGTATGTTGAGTTAAAAATGAATAATTTTAAAAAAAGAACGAGTAAAGTTATGAAATGTTAGGAATAATAATATTATATTAAACTTTTTTTCGCCTCAACAAAGAACATATTTTCTTTTTTGAGATATATTCGTTCTTCTAAAAAATATCTCAAACAATTAGAAAAAGGTAGGGTGGTATATTTATTTACATACTCCTACCCTTTTGTTTACATTTGTAATACATTTAATATTACTTTAGCACTGTCCAATGCTCCCTGTTCTAAAGATATTTTTTCTGACAAAGTCTTTGAATTATCAACTATATCTTTATTTAGTGCATAAGCTATTCCCTCTGCAAGTTTATCAGAAGTAAGATCTTTTTTATAAATAGGCTTACACCCAACACCTAAATCAAATGCTCTGTGAGCCCACGCAAACTGATCATTTGAAAATGGTATAATAACACTTGGTACTCCTGCCCTAAATCCTGCCGCTGTAGTTCCTGCACCACCATGATGACAAACTACTGATACTTTTTCAAATAACCACGTATGAGGTATACTTCCTACTGAAATAAGATTATCTGGTAAATTATCTATTTTACCCATACCTGAAATAATTCCACGTTTACCGCATTTTGTAATAGCATCTATGATAATTTTAACTATATCATCTTTCTCATCACTATCAAACATACTACCAAAACCTATATACACAGGTTTATCACCCTTGTTTATAAAGTCTTCTAATTCCTTAGAAGGTTTGTATTCATTGTTTTCTTCTACAAACCAATATCCACTTTGATGAATATTTTCATTCCAATCCTTTGGTCTAGGAAATACGTAATTACTGCATGAAACTATTGCAGGTTTTAATTTTGATACTTTCTCATAAGGATTCTTAAAGTTTATAGGCATTCTTCCAAAACGCTCTTTCCAATGCTCTTTGACAGTATTACTTGAAGCTAACCAAAGCATACTCTGTATCATCTTATAGCTTATCTTCTTATTTATATTTGTAGGTTTAGATTTGCCATACATCACTACAGATAAATACTCATTAGTCTTGTGCATAGGAAATGGTGTAGCAAGTACTGATGGTATGTTCATCTCCTGTGCTGCAAAATATCCTATAGTACATCCTGGATGATAAACAATTAAATCACTTCCTTCAAATGCATCATAGGTTTGTTTTGCTATCTGAGCACCATATTTTTTCATCTTGTTAAAAGTTAAAAGCATTTTAAGCGGGTTGTCTGCTGAACCTGCTTGTTTTAACATTTTAGGGTCTACGCCTAATGCTTTATAATCCACTTCTATTGGAATATACTCAATTCCATAACTTTTTATAAAATCTTCAAATTGTGAAAATCCTGTTATTCTTACATCTTCACCTAATTTTTTTATTTGTTGGGCCAGTGCTATATAAGGTTGAAAATCCCCTCTTGAACCAGAACATATTATTGTAATCATATTAAAATCACTCCTCTTGTAGAATCCAACAACCTGTTGTATATTTAGATTATAAAAAATTTTATATTCATCATCAACCAACAATGTTCATAGGAATGTTGGATTTAAAAGAGGTGTAAAATGAAAAATAATAAAAATGTTGTATCTAAGACTAAGCAAGATTTGATAGATGCATTTTGGTCTTTGTATTGTGAAAAAAGAATTGAGAAAATAACTATAAAAGAAATTACAGTTAAGGCTGGTTACAACCGTAGTACGTTTTATGAGTATTTTACTGATATTTATGATGTACTTGAACAAATAGAAAATTCAATCATTCCCAGTTTAGATGAGTTGCCACCTATCTCTATACTAAATAAAAACAATGAAATTCCGATAAATATGTTTTTAAAACTATATGAGCAAAATGAAAAATATTATTCAGTTTTACTTGGAGACAATGGTGATCCTGCTTTTGCAAGTAAGTTAAAGGACTCTGTTAAACCTCTGCTTAAGGAAGCTTTAGCTACAGAGGTAAAGCTTAATGATTTAGAATTTGATTTTGTTTTGGAGTATATACTATCATCTATGATTAGTATTATGAGCTATTGGTTTAAAAATGATAAGATATTATCTTCCGATAAGTTGATTTTTATTATGAAAAATATTATGGAAAATGGTATACATAGTATTTTCAATAAATAAAGTGTATAAATTATATTCGATTCTTAAGAACTTTACATTTTACTTGGGTTATATAATTTATTGACTATTTTTTTCAAGCTTACCTAACAATATACTTTCTAGTGTTTATCTATTTATAGTTTAAAACTTGGTACAAATCCTCTCCTCCATTAATACTATAATATATAGGAACAAACTTCATGGGGGTGGCATATATGAATGAAATTGTAAAAGTTACAGATTTATCTCAGACCTTTTACACCAAAGAAGGAGAACTGGAAGTTCTAAAAGACATCAATTTTTCCTTAAACGAAGGACAAATACTTACACTACTTGGACCATCTGGTTCTGGTAAATCAACTATTCTTAATATATTAACTAAACTTTTAAAACCAACTAGCGGTGACGTTGTTATAAAGGGTAATATCGGATATATGTTTCAAAAGGATCATCTGCTAGAATGGCGAAATATCATGGATAATATAACTATCGGTCTAGAAATTCAAAATAATAAAACTAAAGAATCTATTGAACAAGTGGAAAAACTATTAAAAACTTACGGCCTATGGGAATACCGCTATATGTATCCTAAAGAACTATCAGGTGGTATGAGACAACGTGTGGCTCTTATCAGAACATTAGCTGTTAATCCTGATATATTACTTCTTGATGAGCCATTCTCTGCTCTTGATTATCAAACAAGGTTACTTGTTAGTGATGATGTTTTTAAGATAATTAAAAATGAAAACAAATCTGCTATATTAGTTACTCGTGATATAAGTGATTCGCTATCTATAAAAGTGCAACTTTAGAAGATGATGTTATTGTAGATTTACCTAAATCCGATATAACTCTCACTCAAGAACTAAAAGATGTTGATTCTATAGATATAAGCTTAGCCCCTGAGTTTAAATAAGATACATTTGGAGACAGACTTATAAAATCTAGAGTTGAATTAGGATTATCAATTTCTGAAGTTGCTAATTTATGTAATGTTACATATTCTGTTATAAGTGGATATGAATCTAATAGATATTATCCTACTAAAGAAATGCTTCATCTATTGTCTTCTAAATTTAATATGGATTATATGTGTATGTATGGATGGTTATACAAAACTAGTATATAATTTTGATATGTTTTTAGACAAGCTTAAACTATGGATGAACAGAAATAATTATACTAGAGAGATAGTAGCTAATAAACTTGGAGTCTCCCGTTCTATACTTAGATATTGGTTTAATGGTGGTGTTATTAAAATTAGTACTTATAATAAAGTAATCAGTAACTTAATAAAATACCAGCTATTGGAATAGTACTAAAAAATTACGTAGTTCATAGACTAATTATTATATAACTGTAAAAAGCAATATTATACAAAATACCCTGAGTCTATTTTTCAGACACAGGGTATATAACCACAATCTTATATTTATAATCAAATGTTTTATAATTCACAACTATAAGCACCTACTAATGCAAATGGTGTAAATATAGCTTCTGTTATGATAATTGCTACTATAAAAGGAAGCTCAATCCATACTGCTAGTATTATAAATAATAACAATGCAATAGCAAATAAAAAAATACATGCAAACAATCTTTGCAATACACTTCTCAAGCTACCAATTTTCTTGCCTTTTTTAGGAAGAATCATTCCAAATAAAATTAAACTTACAATTGCAAATATTATATAAAGTAGTATAGACGGTTTTGTTTGAGCTAAAACTTTACAACAAAAATATAACAATATACTAAATTCTGCAGCAAGTGCAACGCATGCAATATGTTTTACACTTTTAAATATATTTGATTTTGTATTGTTATTCATAACAGCTAGAGTTATTACAGTAAAAATCATACTTGATAAAACAAATGGTTCATTTATGTATGAGTATGAAGCTTTCGTTACAATAGTAGCAAAAACTATCGCAAAAGCATTTCGTATCATATCTAACATTCCAGGAGAAGATTCTGCTCCTCCTCTACTTTTTTTATTATAATTTGCTGATATTGGTTTAACTTTATAGTTATGTGAATCAATTTCTTCTACTGCTTTAGTGAAATCAGGCAATTTATTTACCGTATTCTCGTAAATATCTTCAGCTTCGCTAGATAAACTACCATTTTCATTTAAAATAGGTGTATCTATTACTGCTTTAACAGCACCTGCAAGTGAACGTGTAACAGCAATTAATTTAAGCTCTTCATGAGTAAGCTTAGTTGCATCTACTCTCTTTCCTTTAAACAATCCTATTTTACTACGCGTCATACCATCAAGTAAACTCGTACATTCAGAAAACATACTATTTAATTCAACTAATAGACTATTAAACATTTCACACCTATCTGAAATAGCTACACATAATGTTTCTGATATTCTCATTTTTTCAACTGCAGCTTCTGCTTCTGCATATATAGTTCGCGCTTTTTCAAGATTTTCATCTGCCTTTATACTAGATGAAATTCCAGTAAATAATAGCGTAGGTGCTGCAATAGCAGCAAGTGGCGTCATAGCTGCTCCAAATGATAAAGCGGAACCTGCAAGTCCTGCAGCCATACCTACTTCTCCTGCCATAAGTGCCGTTCCCGCTGTAGATAAGACACCTGTTACTACTGGTAAAGAACCACTTGATGCTAGTGCAATTACAGCCCCTGTTGCTGCACCTGTTGCTGCACTTGAAAAAGCAGACTGATATATTTCTGACATTTCTCGTAATTGCAGAGCTTCCTGTTGATCGATTGTAAAGTTTGATATTTCCTCTAATCCAACCGATTCACTTAATTCAATATTTTTAATACGTTCATACGCTTGCAAAAACTGTTGCATTGAACTTTCTAAAACAGTTTTCTTTGCATATCCTAAATCAAGCAATGATGATTCAGTTTTCTTTTGCGAATATTCTAGTGATCTTTTCGCATCATCATATAACTCTTGTGCCTCTTCTGAAATTCTTTGAGCCCTTTCATTGGTTTCTTTTGCGTCAAAATGCGCTCCTGCTCCAATAGCTCCTGCCGCTAAACCTAGCCCAGCTAATAGAAATGGTACTGGCATAATATTTCCTCCCTATAATATATCTACTGAGTCATTAGATAAAAAATCTTTAAACTCTTCAACGGTGTCATAATGTATGTTTCCGCCTAATTTTCTAGTAATACGGTTTGCTCCTGCAATTACTCCATCAGCATCTCCAGCTTGAAATGCATAATTAATTTCTAATAGAGCTTCATCAAAACAATCTTGGTGTTCTTTAAAGTATGCTTCAAGATAACATTCAAGTTCTTCTCTAAAAAATCTTGCTTGCTTAGCTACAATTTCGCATTCATCAATAATTCTCTGGCGCTCTTGATGTTCAAGTTCTTTAGTCTTAAGAGTATTAATTAGTTCATTATAATATCTACTTGTAATTGTTGAACCTACCAACGCTCCTACAGCAGCTCCTACAATCGGAATCGGAATAATAGCTTGTCCAACAGCCATTGAGTAGCCTGCTGTTGCAAAATTAAGCCCTTTTTCTCCAAGTTCTCTTATACATTCTTGAGTTGATATTTCACAATTTCCATAACGCTTTAGAGTGTCCCCTGTAACGATTACCGCTGTCATGACGTTTCCTGGCACATTTGATTTTGATAAAGCTTGTAAAAACTTAGACGATGAAGATGATAAGCTATGAGAAAGTGTAGTCAATCCTCCACCTAAAACATATCCTGTGGCAGTAGCTTTTCCAACATCTACAGCTGTATCTGCTAGAGCATCTTCTGTACTTTTTTCTCCTTTAATAACTGCTGTTATATTCATCACTCCCGACATGGTTGCAGCAGTAATACCTGAATTTTGGGCCGAATATTTTCCAGCTTCATGTCCAGTTTTAATAACATTTTTCATAGATGTTTTTTGTACTTGCTTTTTTATTTCAGCTTGTGATTTTCTTCCACTTTCAATGGCATCACGTTTACCTTGTTCAGAAAATTCTACACCTGTTTTCTTAAGATATTCATCATCTGTTACAAGTTCTTTATTTGTACGACTACGCTTGGCATTGTTAGTTTTTCTCGATATAATTTCTAGATTTTTATCGCTATTTGCAATATTCTTTATGTCCTCTTTTTTCAACCATGGATTTTTTCCATTATCCTTAAATATCTTTTCAATTGGTGTTATGTGATCCGTTTCGGCAAGATGATTTTGCCATCGATCTCCATATTTTAATTTAGCATCAACTTTTCTTATTTCAAGTATATCTCCAGTATAAGGATCTCGAACTTCAGAACCTTTAAAAAATGCATCTTTTTTCGTTCTTGCTTTTGCAGAACCACTGTCAAATAGTTTTCTATTCCCTGTATATGTATCTGGCTTTGTATAAGTACTTAACGCTTGATTTGTTGACATTCGTGCTGAATCAGTAACAACCAAACCTACTGTTGTAGTTATAGAACTTCTAGTGTTTTCATTACTATCAGTATCTTGTATATTTTCCACTGACGTGCACTGTATTTTTTTCTTTTTGAAAAAATTAAACATATTAAATATCCTTTCTTAATTTTTTACAACTTCTTTTATTTATAATATGATATTCCTCTAAAGTATAAATTTCAGCAAAATACTTATTATATATCTTATTTACATTACATATCATAGGCCTATTATTATAAATTGAACACTTATTATCTAACTCATCTAAGTGCTTACATATCCCGTCTCCTCTATCTAAATTTCTATACAATTCATTTAAATTTAGACTTTTGCAGCATCTGCCACACTTATCACAATCAAATTTTTTCATAGCCTAATCACCAATGCTTCAATAGCATTCATACATTCCTTAATCATAAAATATAATTTATCGAATTTATCTTTCATATCTTTTAAGAATAACTCCTGCCTACGTAGAAGTATTTATATATAATCCTTTCTCTAATTTTTATTTTAACTAAACTACAATACTCTACACCACTATAAAATATACTAATATAAATGTTATTATTCTTTAATAGTATAGCTACATTTTTATCTTATTCAGCTAATTTTTTATATCCATAAGGTATATCTTCTTCTACCTTTATGGTACCTATATTTTTCACAATTTAGTCTCCTCTTTATTAAACTTTTAAGTCCACTATACCTTCTACATTAAATTCTTAACCACTTAAATACATAGCTATATAATCTTTTGCATTTATATAATTGACATACATCTAAACTATATTTATTAAAGACTTTATAATTTCTTTGTCATTATTTTTATTTAATTGATCTTCTTTGCCTAAGTAATCATTATAATCCATTATCTATAAACAAATTTTATGCAATTCTTCCTTATATGTTTCAAGTATATCCTCTACTGAAAACTTATCTAGAACTTGTTCTGTATTTATAACTAGTTTATAATGTAGTATTACATTTTATAGCTTTCTATACAATAATGTATCACACTTTTTTATATTTTTTTGTCATTTTTTGTAATAATCTTACTTTTTATCATTTATTTTTTGAGTAACAGACGAAGTCGTTGACAACAAGAGATAAGCATCTTTTTTTATAATTTACTTCATTAACCAAAACACCTAACAATTTCCCTCTAATACAATGTCAACATCTCCATCAACTCATTTCTAACCTCATACTTCAACCTCTCTGGACTAAGCACAACAGCATCCTTACCCAACTGAAACACCCATCTAGCCAAACCTTTACCTACCTTAGCCACAAACCTTCCATTATAACTACCATCACTATTATCAACTATCCTAATATCATCACCAAACTCATCTATCATAAAATTAAGCAAATTTCTCTCAAACCTTAACTCAACAACACTCTCCTCACCTGGGAACATTTTAAAACTCTTCTTAGAATAAATCGCTGGATTAAAGCCACCCTTACAATCTTCAATCCCATCTAAACATCGAGCTTCACTATCAACAATCTCAATACTCTTCATCCTATCAACCCTGTAATTAGACAAGTCATCATGCCTCTTGTCAGCAAGAATTAAATAATAATTCTCATTCTTTAAAATAGTAGCTATAGGAGTTACCGTATATCTCTTTTGCACATTTTCCTTATTCAACCTTGGTACTAGATCCCTGCTAGAATTATAATCATAATAACAAAATGATATCTTCTTCTTATCTCTAATTGCTGTATTTATCTTATCTATACTGATAAATATCTCTTCATTCTTAGACTTTGATCTATCATCTACAAATACTTGATTACTTAAATCTTTTTTAATGTATATAGAATTTAATTTACATAGCTTGTCTATCAACTCTATAGTTTTCTTCTTAGTAATAAACTTGCTAGATGATATTGAATCTATTAGAATTTTAATTTCATGTTCTTCTAATCTGTGATTAATAAAATGATACCCGCCTGTTTCTTCATTGTAAGAGCTTACCTCTAGTCCAATCATCTTCATGTCATTTATATAGGAATATACTGTTCTCCTATCTACAGTTACACCTATCCTATTGTGCATGTGATGATTTATTTCTTTTATTGATATTGATGTATTCTCATCAGAGTAAGTACTTAGAATATCTATAAATGTGTAAAACTTGATATTATTATTAACTTTATTTTGAATCATCTTATCTCCCTATTTTTCTAAATTTATACAATTTTTTCTTACATATATAATTATATATATTTTAATAGATTTTCACACTAAAACGGTGTACAAATTTATGTACACCATTTTAAATTCTATCTTTGAATATATATTCTCTTTATTATCCTCAATTTAAATATAAATCATCTAGGAAACTAAAATTTAAATATAAATATAATTTAACATAGCCACTATACTTTCATTATCAACTTATCCACACCAAAATTCCTAACCAAAGCCTGTTCCGTAATAATCCAAGTAGTCCCAATCTTCTTCACATCTACTCCCTCAAGTAGCTTATTCCTTGTCACTTGCTTTCTAAAACAATAATCTTCCTCTGTGTTTTTACAGACGCATATATTTGCTATAAAATCCATTTATTCACCAGCATTGGATAGCGGAGCAACGGTTTTATCCAATGCGGTATACCAAGCAGTAATATCTATTGCATCCACAAGGTAAATAGACTCGTCTGTTAATATGAGAAATGCACATTAAATTCCCCCTAATGTAACTTATTTATAACGTGAATGGCTATTATTTCTATACACAAAAACGAACTCTAGTCACCTAGAGTTCGTTTTTGTTGATGGATATACCTTTATTTTGAGGCAGCCCATTTTATATTTATATATTTATAATATCAAAATATTCACCTATTAAAGCTTGGTACTTTTCTGATATCTCTTCTTTTGATATTTCATTTTTAATAACACGGTATTTGAACACATGGTCTACCAGTCTCTTATAATCATCCCTATTTATGATACTATCTATAAATGCTTTTTTGCTCTTAAAATCACTTATATGCTCCCCATCATTTGCTATCATAGGTGATATTATACTAATTTTACTATTATGATTTCCATTTCCATATACACATAAATCTTCATATCCTTTTATACAAGGTATCTCTAATCTATTTATTTTTCTCCCTGAATATAAGTTATCTTCCTCTGAATTTATTAATATTAATGACTTTATGTAAAATTTTCTGGTATCTTCATCCATATCCACATAAAATTTATCTAATTCTCTTCTGTTATTAAAAGTAAATTCATTTTTAAAATAAATAAACACATCTTTGTCATCTATTTTCTTATATTTAATTTTATCATTACCAAATTTTTTAAGTATAGATGTAAGAATAGGGTCTATAACTATAATCTCTTCATCTATTAGAGCATTTTCTT
Above is a genomic segment from Romboutsia lituseburensis containing:
- a CDS encoding YkgJ family cysteine cluster protein — translated: MKKFDCDKCGRCCKSLNLNELYRNLDRGDGICKHLDELDNKCSIYNNRPMICNVNKIYNKYFAEIYTLEEYHIINKRSCKKLRKDI
- a CDS encoding helix-turn-helix transcriptional regulator; this translates as MIQNKVNNNIKFYTFIDILSTYSDENTSISIKEINHHMHNRIGVTVDRRTVYSYINDMKMIGLEVSSYNEETGGYHFINHRLEEHEIKILIDSISSSKFITKKKTIELIDKLCKLNSIYIKKDLSNQVFVDDRSKSKNEEIFISIDKINTAIRDKKKISFCYYDYNSSRDLVPRLNKENVQKRYTVTPIATILKNENYYLILADKRHDDLSNYRVDRMKSIEIVDSEARCLDGIEDCKGGFNPAIYSKKSFKMFPGEESVVELRFERNLLNFMIDEFGDDIRIVDNSDGSYNGRFVAKVGKGLARWVFQLGKDAVVLSPERLKYEVRNELMEMLTLY